TGAAAGAAGTCAAGAAGTTACTTTTTTATGCATCTCTTTACTTATATGTTCTTCTAGTATTTCTGCCTGTTCATGGAAGACAATCTTATCTTAAACGGGCATTGTCTTGCCTCAGGTTCATGAATTCATTCTCCCTCTAAAAATAAACCCatcatataaaacattaaaaatatgcCCTTTTgggagcaccagctctgaagtcaggaggacctgagttcaaatctgacctcagacactcaatgcttcctagctatgtgaccctgggcttgtcacttaatcttatttgcctcagcaaaaaaaagaaaaaaaagaaaaaaaaaagcccttttgGCTTTTGGGTCCTTTTCTGATACATTCTTCTTTGTTCCTTGATGTTTATGTTTCTGTACTAACCTAATTCCCCttttatctattatattttatatcatcctGTTTTTTTTATACttggaaattttatttatcaatagGTAATATGTTCCTATGATAGCATTTGTTTAGCCATAACCCCATTATTGGACCTATACATTTTTAGTGTTTCACAAGCTAtggcaaatatttttttaaaatgtctttgattttagtaaaattttgaggatatagacctagtaatgaaACTGTTAGGTTATTGGTTATGAAGTTTCATAGGTCAAgcttaaattgtttttctgatttcctGACCAATGACATCAGCAGCTTAAAAAGTACTTATTATACCATAaattccaaaatttgtcatttaaaaatatcttttaatctGATGCGTATTTGGTGATACTTCGAAATTGTTCTGCATTTTACTTCTTTGATTATTAGCATTTCAGTATTGTTTcatgtattattattttgtcttgtgaaaaATAACTATGTCTTGATCATTTACCATTATAGAATTGAatctttcttttacaaatttAATCCGTGCCTTACAAAGTAGATATGTTGGAACTTTAATGGACATTTGTGGCAGTGACTGTTCATTATGTCCTCCTTTCCTTATatgttctctttctattatttgttcCATGTCTTTTTCTAGCTCTCCTAATGCTAAAGTCTTTaagtctccttttcctttctattcagtGTTTTCCTCCCTATTTCTCTTTAAATGGGAAGGAtacatttttcaatcattttttggtcatgtccaactctttgtgacctaatTTGGTGATTTTTGAATGGAgacaatggagtggtttgccttttcctttccttttttttccctttccttccttccttccttccttccttccttccttccttccttccttccttccttccttccttccttccttccttccttccttccttccttccttccttccttccttcggatcacacagctaggaagtgttaagtgtctgaggtcagatttgaacttaggtcctcttgacttcaaggatggtactctatccactgcaccacctacatgccccttttccttttcttaagtCAGGCAAACATGATAAAATGATCTGCCCAGGATTATACACCTAGTGTCAGAGTCCTGATAGGAcctcagaaaaattcatcttcatgactGTGTCACTTTGTTGTCCTAAGGCTGCTTTTGTAAACTGTCATAGTCATCTAGTTTTTAAGGATCGTCTTTTATGTGCTGATTACATTCAAATGTcaactttcttcattttccagataatttcCTTCTAGGGCAATTCATTTATACATCAATTTTAAGTCATCCTATTTTCACATTCAGTTAACTGTGATCTCTAGTTAAAGAATAGTGAGACTAGCCATCTCAAGTAGGAATacaagataatatttctaaaactgAGCAATGAGGAGCCATGGGAATGGGGAGAAAAAGGCAGGGTTaatctgctttttgttttttctttcagggAGCAAAGGatttattgaagaaaaatcttataaatgtagtgaatgtgggaaGGCATTCAAGAGTAAGACACAACTTACTGTGCATCAGAGTATTCATACTGGGAAGATTCTTTACAAATGTAaggagtgtggaaaggctttcatctATAACTCAGAACTTAGtctacatcagagaattcatactggagagaaaccttatgaatgtagtgaatgtgggaaggccttcaaTAGGAAGTCAcatcttactgtacatcagagaattcatattGGACAGAAACTTTACAAATGTAGTAAATGTCCTAAGACCTTCAGACACAAGACACAACTTACTGTGCATCAGAGTATTCATACTGGAAAGATTCTTTATGAATGTAaggagtgtggaaaggctttcatataCAACTCAGAATTTATtctacatcagagaattcatactggagagaaaccttatgaatgtagtgAATGTGGCAAGGCCTTTAATAGGAAGTCACATcttactgaacatcagagaattcatagtggagagaaactttatgaatgtaataaatgtgggaaagcctttaggCATAAGACACAATTTACTGTGCATCAAAGTATTCATACTGGAAAGATTCTTTATGAATGTAAAGATTGTGGAAAAGCTTTCATCTACAACTCGGCACTTATTTTACATCAAAGAagtcatactggagagaaaccttatgaatgtactATATGTGAGAAGGCCTTTAGCAGTAAGACACAACTTACAGTGCATCAAAgtattcatactggagagaaaccttataaatgtagtgaatgtggaaaggccttcagAAATAAGAAACAACTTACTGTGCATCTCAGAGTTCATCCTGGAAAGATTCTTTATGAATGTAAAGAGTGTGGGAAGGCTTTTCACTACAATTCAGAACTTATAAAACATCAAAGAAATCACATGCAAGAGAAACCATATGTATGTGgtgaatgtgggaaggccttcagTAGGAAGTCGCATCTTACTGTGCATCAAAGAAtgcatactggagagaaaccatatgtATGTGgtgaatgtgggaaggccttcagGAGGAAAACATATCTCAGCatgcatcagagaattcatactggagagaatcCTTATGAATGCAAGGAATGTGGGAAGGCTTTCCCTCTGAAGTCATATCTTAGAAAACATCAAAGAAATCATAGAgtagagaaaccttatgaatgtagtgTTTGTAATAAGGCCTTCAATAAGAAATCATATCTTACTATCCATCAAAGAAtacatactggagagaaaccttatcaATGTAGTGAATGTGGAATGGCCTTCAGGAGTAAGGCACATATTACTGTGCATCAGAgcattcatactggagagaaacatTTTGAATGTAGGAGTGTGGGAAAGCTTTCTTTTACAATTCAGAACTTATTacacatgaaagaattcataccggagagaaaccttatgaatgtagtgTATGTGGGAAGGCCTTTAATAAGAAGTCAAATCTTACTgtgcatcagagaattcatagtgGAGAAACACCTTATGAATGTAGTGAATGCAGGATGGCTTTCAGGGTTAAGAGACAACTTACTCAGCATCAGAGAATGCATACTGGAGGGAAGCCTTAGGAATATAATTTGGGAAAGTGTGGAGGAGGAAGGCTTATCTCACTATGAATCAAAATTCATACTGGTTAGAATCCTTTTGAATGGAAAGCATGTGGGAAGGCTTTTCTCTAAAGTCATTTCTTAGAACACTTGCAAGAAATGATAGAATGGAGAAATCTTATAGATGTATTTGTATATGAGAGGGCCTTCAACAGAAAGTTATATCTTATTGTGCATTGGAAAATTCATATTggagagagacctggagagaatGTAGAAAATACATTAGACAGAGGACACAACTTCATGTCCATTACAGAATTTATTCTTAAGAATTTCCTCATGAATGTAAAGTGTATGAAGATTTAGCCAGTTTAGATTTTATTATATATCAGAAAATTCATGCTGGTGAAGGAAGATCCTTATGAAAGtggaaagggctttaaaagttagACACAATCTACTATATACATCAGAGCATTTATACTTGAAAGAAGTCTTGTGAATGTAACGAATATGGGAAGACTTAGGAGTAATACACAATTTACTCTGCATTGAAAATTCATGCTAGGAAGATTCTTTATGAGTACAAGGAGTGTGGGAAGGTCTTCCACTACAACTCGGAACTTATTTGACATCacagaattcatatagaagaGGAACCTTATGAATGTCCTTTATGTAGGTAGGCCTTCCTTCTGACTTTAGAACTTACTCAAAATTAGTATATTGATACTAGAGAAAAATTTCATGAATGTGGAAGACCTCCAGACTGAAGACACAACTTTCTCAGCATACAAGAATCTATTCTTGATAGAAACCTTGTGAATTATGTAATTCATTTGGGAAGACATTTTGAATGAGTACGGTACTTTGATATCCATTAAAGAATTCATCCTCTGTAGAATCTTTATGAATGTAAAGAGTGTGGGAGGATCCCATAGCTTATCTAGACTGTGATTGTGAGTCAGTGTATGAAGATCCAGGAGTCCTTATTTAGCCCCCCAggagatttttctcccttctgcaGAGCCCTCTAAGGAAAGAAAGATTAATGACATCTTCCCATGGGTTTTCTGCTGTGGCGAGGATATGGTAGTTGAGCCAGAGAGCCTTGGTATTAACTTTGATTCCTGGGCACATGGCATGCAGGAGTCATAGAGTTAATCTCTTGGCCATCAGATGAGCTTGATGTGTCATACTTTGCTGTGCTTAAAGAAGGTATTATCTGAGTTGTATTTCTGATGTTGCTGGCATTGCTTCTGTTCACATTCAAAGGGTAACCACAGAATCATAAAGATTTGGAatcatattaatttttcaaaagccTAGTAATGGCCTATGGCAGATACTGATATTATATGACTTCTGCATATCAAAAGAAAGGAATTCAGTTAAATGCAGGTAAACAGCAAGTTACGCTTTTAAGTTAGCCACAGTCCTTGTCACCTAACTAATGAcataagaaaagaagaatggtATTCTCAttgtggtcaaaggatatgaatgggggttttcagaagaaataagaagtatcatagaaaaaatgctccaagagaaatgtaaatgaaaataactctgatataacacctcacatctatcagattgagtAATGTGATAAGATCAATGACTGATTCTggagaaaatgtagaaaaataagaACACTAATGCATAGTTCACTGGtattccaaccattctgcaaaCAATTTGGACCTATGTCCAAAGGGCATATAAAACTGCATTCCCTTTTACTACTTGGTCTGTATACCAGagatcaaagcaaaaaaaaaaggaaatggatctatatatacaaaaatattttcagctctttttgtggcagcagaGTATTGGAAATTGAgctcatcatttgggaaatggctggataagttgtCCTTTTTGGTTTTAGTGGAATAGTAGTGGCttagtgctctatgcactgtgcttGAAATCAataaatcctgagttcaaatgtgacctcacacTTAATAcctctgtgattctgtgactctggtcatttaatttctgtttgccttaaactattagagaaagaaattgtaaAACTGTTGCATTGTTTTTGCCAAGACAGTCCCCATAATGGGATCAGGGACTCCACTGAACCACATTGAACCAGCAACAATAACTTGagggggatggtttcagaaaaatctagggaGACccatatgaatttatatataatgaaatgagcaaaaccataTAGTCTTTGTACACAGAAAAAGCAATACTCTAATGATGATCATTTTGTcaaagatttagctactctgatcaagataattccaaaggactcatgatgaaacacaCCATCCACAAACAGAGAGCAAACTGATGAACTTAATGTGAAtagaagtataattttaaaaaaaattttttaatgattttgccACATGggtattattgaaatattttcagtATTACTTCCCATGCATAATTGATATATTGTCTTATCATTGGGTGTGGGAGGGCCTGGGAAGAATTTTAATTTACCTTTgcattaattacattaaatttacaTTTTCACTTAATTTACATTAACATTAAATGTTACAAAtgtccaaaataaattttattattttaatgtttatatatatatatataaacaagattTGGAATTATCTACAACATAAATCAGTTTATTGAACTTCTAGAATTTGGTCTTTCTTCAATAGAGTGGAAAAGCCTTTCTGCCTGTCTCATCTCTTAATGGGTATAAAATCCAGGGGGGGTCAGTTTTGGAGGTTTAAGCTTGGGTTGTAGAGCAACAGAAGCTTTGATGAATGACTAATGTACACAGCCAGAAACTGGCTTTGTAGCTACTTGATCAATTCTGGAAAGAGTCAGAGTTGATAACCATGTACAAAGCACTTCTTACAAA
The DNA window shown above is from Sminthopsis crassicaudata isolate SCR6 chromosome 2, ASM4859323v1, whole genome shotgun sequence and carries:
- the LOC141554121 gene encoding LOW QUALITY PROTEIN: uncharacterized protein LOC141554121 (The sequence of the model RefSeq protein was modified relative to this genomic sequence to represent the inferred CDS: inserted 1 base in 1 codon) — protein: MRGCGDPGTPGPGWGAHRGGKGNHAWIDCSRGGACPEVTSASRGLCSVPEEEAMAPGGTARRGQELVTLQDVTVEFTWEEWAHLNSTQKKLYREVMLENYRNLVFLGFTVSKPDVIYQLERNEETWMPEADNPKSSCPGSKGFIEEKSYKCSECGKAFKSKTQLTVHQSIHTGKILYKCKECGKAFIYNSELSLHQRIHTGEKPYECSECGKAFNRKSHLTVHQRIHIGQKLYKCSKCPKTFRHKTQLTVHQSIHTGKILYECKECGKAFIYNSEFILHQRIHTGEKPYECSECGKAFNRKSHLTEHQRIHSGEKLYECNKCGKAFRHKTQFTVHQSIHTGKILYECKDCGKAFIYNSALILHQRSHTGEKPYECTICEKAFSSKTQLTVHQSIHTGEKPYKCSECGKAFRNKKQLTVHLRVHPGKILYECKECGKAFHYNSELIKHQRNHMQEKPYVCGECGKAFSRKSHLTVHQRMHTGEKPYVCGECGKAFRRKTYLSMHQRIHTGENPYECKECGKAFPLKSYLRKHQRNHRVEKPYECSVCNKAFNKKSYLTIHQRIHTGEKPYQCSECGMAFRSKAHITVHQSIHTGEKHFECXECGKAFFYNSELITHERIHTGEKPYECSVCGKAFNKKSNLTVHQRIHSGETPYECSECRMAFRVKRQLTQHQRMHTGGKP